Genomic segment of Canis lupus dingo isolate Sandy chromosome 9, ASM325472v2, whole genome shotgun sequence:
CCTACCGATATTGTGCTGAAAGAAAGCGGTGGATGCTTCTTCCTCCCATGCCACAGCCGCGTTGTAGAGCCACAGCTTGCCATGTGAGAATTCCATACCGGTACTTGCATGGCACACAGAGATATCCTATGCCTCAAAACTTAATGTGGCAGAAGGACCGGATCAGACAAATGCAAGAAATACATCGGCACGCCCTAAACATGCGACGAGTGCCGAGCTCTCAGATTGAATGCTAGGTTCTCTAATAGGTGCAGCTTAAAACAGTTGTACCTGTTTCATGAGGCTGAGGATACCCAGACTGTTACTTGAAAAAGTATGTCGATAACTTATTTTCTACCTAAACTGATTATTGCCccatataaaggaaatatagttAAAAACTGAAGAATGGGAAACTCGATTTAATATGTGGTAACTTTTGTTGGTTTGCagtctttttctgtctttggtttgTGTGGATATGCTAGCTTAATGAGATCTTATTAATGACAAGTGGAAAAACCAAGTATAGTCACTTGGGTGTTTTTCTACCAACAAGTTAAAACTCCTTTGTCTTAGGGACTGTTTTGAACATGCTTTAAGCAACAATTTTATTTGCACATTTACTTTGatattccttttgattttatttcctgaatGGCGGTTTTGAAAAGGGCAGAATATGCATTGAGCCCTCATCTGCAGGAGGTATGTGCAATAGTGATACTGAGATTTGAAGGGAAAAGCACAATATTTCAGCAAGATGATTTCAGAAGATTTGCATTGATATTTTGTTGTATGTGCTTATCTAGAAGTGCTAGTTTGTTTATTTCTAGAGGAGATGACTGATTAGAAATTTGTGATTGGCTCATTTTTAAAACGTTTTTCATTCTTCAGCAAGTGTTACAGACATGGAGCCATCACTTTGAGATGATGGTAGTTGACAAGAATATTGATCTTTAGCTGATCGATTTAATACAGAGGAAGTTATATATGtgaaatttgtttctttaagaagaaaagtatTGTAGACTGAGCAATCAAAggcattaaaacatttaaatgcttttttcagGAGTCGCAGGTTTATTTGAGGATAAGTTAATGAGTGTAAATAATGCCTATGACAATCAACACAATGccttcagttttaaattttcccCTAATGTATATTGTATAGAATCCTTATTCCTTTCTAAAAGAAACCTTTTCCAAATGCGAAGGAAGGGACAATTTAGAGAACTGTTGCTAAAGAGAAGCCGTATTGTTTCTCAGCCCTAGTTGTTCTAGTATTTTATCTAGTTGCCCTAGACTTTTATTGGAACTTTGAACCTAGAATACCAAATTTAGGTACACAATTAtgtctcttaaaaatgtattgctttagttatcttttatttttatgcattcttCTGATTCTCTAACACACTCCCAAGCTTTAGCCTAAAGGACTTCTGCTCTAATGGTTTGCAAAAGGGATCCATTATATGTTTGTTTTGGAATACCCATCTCCTTAGACATTCCAGAATGCAGTTCTAGAAGTTGAATTCGAAGTGCAgtgattattttttccctagtCCATTATATTAGCCTCCTTATTATAtcaaacatcaaaagaaaaaaaaaaagtacaaccaGAAATATTGGCTCTCAATTTGCTGCAAGACTATTAATATTTAGCTCTTGGACTGTATACTAAGAACTTCCCTGAAATTTCTAAATTAGCATCCCTGCCTAGGAcagtttttcaataaatgtgttgGAAATCTGctttaaaaccatttcttttagattggaGTGGAGGTAGTAAACTTCAAGTCCTGTTTCTGTAGGAGGATATATTATCCTATGCCACCTCCTCCATTTTATCAATTTCCATTTGTAGTTATTTTGATAAAAGCCATTTCTGAGAAGTGCTAATTCTGAGTTGAGAGAGGTCTATGCAAGTGAGACAGAAAAGCTCATTGAGTAATATTCTCCTCTCTGATAGATGCCGCTAGCTAGCAGACTTCCTTTTCTTGGTGATGGTGAAATAATTCAGTAGTGCACTACAATGGCAGTTTCTCTCCAGAAGGTGTGATGTAAGATTTTTGGATCTTATCTCAGAGTTGTCTTCTGAGACCATCGTTACCAAGTTATTTGGGGGGTGATCTTTTTTCACGTGATGTGACACGTTCTAACTCCTCTTAAGATTTAGGTATAATCTAGTTTTGAAAACTTGATtgaaactgttattttttaactcaGCAGGCAGCCTAGGCCATGGCTGAAAAGAAGTGGTAAGTCCTTCCTTGCATGATGATGTGTGCAGGTTTTCCTGACAACTCAATTTCtaattttcatatttgaattCACGTGTGACTTCACATCAATAACTTGTGTTTCTGAAATATCCTAACTAACTTGTTAATAAGGAAGGAAACCAGATTTGCTTAAATCTGTTCAAGGCTGACATTCTGAAATCTAAACTGGAAATAACTTTCAGAGTATTTGGAAAGGTTCTGACTATAACCAGCCTAATGGCTTTTTGGGAaggaaatttcctttttgatGAAAACTTAAGAGTGTGTTTGGTAATTTAAGCAGTTaaaaatatagctttaaaaaagaCAGCATGTTTTCAAGCAAACCTGTTGTTACTGTtgcttttgtttatgttttgtgGAAGGAAAAGACAAGAATTGATTATCCCAAAAAATAATACCTATACATAATTTCGAGTGCTACTTATATCTTAGAATGGATAGCCTTTAATTATACCTACCACACCAtggtatacaaaaaaaaaaaaaaaaaaaatctgtggtatACATTGAGAATGTCAGTCATGAGCTTAGTGTTTAAGTAATACATCTCACTTGCAGTTGTTTGCATGATTAGTCTTGTATATCTTGATATCCAACTTTGCTTTTGTTGTGCCGattcagaaatattttgctaaaaaaaaaaaccctcaaaattaaTTGACTCAGTTTTGTTTTGATCACTTAGTTTTATATAGTATTGTTGGGaccaaaaacttttaaaatattgactttttaaaaaaatacagaacagagGTTTGAAGATGGAAAGATAGTGTTTATCAAAGAtttgtgtgctttttttaaaCTGTTCAGGCTGCTGGTAAGACATTTTCTAGGGCacacttttttcttgtttctggacTAGTGTAGCATGTGGTATGTTTACTTCATTCTCTGCTTTATAGTTCTAATAAGACACTATTCTGTAGGTAGACAAGTAAGctaaattgtatattttagttACTTGGCCTAATCAAGCATAACTAAAGGGACTTTTTTTTGTACTTTCCTCAAATTAAGCTTAAATAAAAAGGACATATTGGCCACACTTCCTGTCTTTTGAAAGTCCACAGAATTGTGAAGCAAGTTCTCTGCCTCCACTAGAAAAATAGGGTACTTATTGGTTGCCATTTAACTGTAGAATACTTGAGAAACAGTTCAGTCTCTCCTTTAATTGTCAGACATTTTGGCACGGTCCATCACTCCAGTTTGTCACTTTCTTGAGAATGTCCGTTTTTGTTGTTATAATGCCTACATTATAACGTGTTCTCGTCATTGGAAACAAAACAGCTCCTAGTTGAGTAATACAGTAACAATAACATAATATAGTAGTCCTCTTGCTTCAAGGAACTTAATTAGGTAGCCAAATAACTGCTTTGTTGATTACCTTGGTAGGGCTTTTGTCTTACTCTCTGAGCATCACTACGGATGTCTGACATTGAAGCACATACAGTAGAGCACTTGTTAACTTAATCCTCCTGCATAATGCACTTGTGAAAAATTAAGCTTGCTAGGTGTTTGAAGATTATGATCCATGTGCCTCGGGCTCATTGagttatttgtaaaatacatatttaggtCAAGTTGACACACAGTGAGTTTTTTGGGCTATCAGTATCCAAGCCCCTACTCTACTGAAAGTATAATCTTGGCTCTCTCCCTTAAAGTCAGAGGAGATGTAGAATTTAGGATGCTTTGAGACATTACATTGTAAAATAGCTTGTTTTATGTTCCTGAAGCTATCTCGTTCTGTGTTGACGCTATTGTCTCCATGTAAGTTACAAATAAACGTATTTCTTTAGAGCTGGTTtgcactgtgttttttttttcctttttaatgatgCACTGTTGGATATAAATGCTTTCTGCCTTTCCTCTTACTCCCTCCTTCAACCCTTGGCTCCCTTAAGTTGAACATTTTCCAGTACTCTTACAAGTTTaaacactgtatttatttaaaaaaagaattcttattgCTTAGACTCTTTATTAGCTAAATGAAGAGACTCATACAGGTAGGGTACTTGTCGAAGCGGAGTACTTTACTTCATCTCGCAGTGCTAATCCTGTGAAGTTGTCCCGTCTAGCTGCATATTCCCCGACGTTGGCCAGCCCTGGCACCACACAGCAGCTCAGAGCGCTGCGGTAGATGCTCATGTCATGGGCGTCATACCACTCGTCCGTCTTTTCGTCATAGCACTCCACGTTAAAGGTGGTAGTGAAGCCATTAAAGCCGCCCACCACAAACAAGAGGTCGTCTACCACCTCGATGCCAAAATTGCTACGAGGATTAAACATAGTGGGGATTGTGCGCCAAGTATTAGCCACTGGGCTGTAGGCTTCTGCACTCCTAAGTCGATTTGCTCCATCAAAGCCACCTACCTATGGATGCAAGGGAGACATGGTTGACTGTTAGCCATTACTTCTGTTCAACGAGGAAGAGGCcttctttgggggtgggggtggggaaccaGTGATTTCATACCTCCCTCTTtccactgttttccacagaaaaaatgcttttcaaatgcTTACCAATAATAGCACAAACCTATTTGTGAACAAAAAATCTAGGGTTATCGTTTTGTGTGGTACAAGATAAACTCACCGCATATACATGTTCTCCATAAGCAATTACACCTATTccactcctcctgcttctcaTGGGTGCTATGACTGTCCACTGATTACTCTCAGTGTTGTACACTTCTGCTGTAAACAGACACTCATTTCCGTTAAAACCACCACATATGTAGACCTGTGTGAAGAGAGGCacaagggggacacctgggtggctcagcagttgagcatcagcctttggctcagggtgtgatcgcaaatttcctggatcgagtcccacattgggttccttgcgtggagcctgcttctccctcccgggacttcgggatcacgacctgagccaaagacagatgcttaaccattgagccacccaggtgtccctcattattgctttttaatgagtaaaattttaaaggatcATTACAAGGGGCCACTCGGTCATTTGAGGACAGTTAGTACTGCAAAGTGAGTATTGCCTCTTCTATTTTCCATCCAtccccaaaaaaacaaagaagagcaTTGCTTCTGGACAtgttcttttccccttccccatccttaCCTTCCCGTAGAGTGTTGTGGCACTTGCGTCGCTCCTCTGCTCGTGCATAGGGGCAATGAGCGTCCACTGGTTGGTCTCTGGCTCGTAACGTTCAGCAGTGTTGAGACGCACATAGCCGTCAAATCCTCCCATGGCATAAATGAAATTGCTGAGGACTGTCACGCTGACATAGCAACGTCGGGAGTGCATCGGGGCCACCTGATGCCACGTTTTCTTGACTGGGTCAAAACGCTTAACGCTATTGAAATAGTCTACACTATCGAACCCCCCAATGATATAAACGTAGCCTTTCAAATAGGCTGCCCCATGGTAGGCACGGGGACTCTCTTCCTCACAAGTGACATTCACCCATCTGTCTGCCCGAGCATCATATGCCTCAATGGCATTGGTGGGGCTCCCACCACTCCAGCCACCAATTGCAAATAGAATGGCATAGGGCAGGCGGGGCCTGGTGAGTGGGTTGGTGAAGTCAGAATTAGAGGGTCCATTCATGTTTAGGTCATACATGGCCTTTAGGGCATTGATGATTACTGGCTTGCATTCCTCACTATCTTTGACATAGTCGTTCATCTTCACATTGTTCATGAAGTACTCAGCATGCATTAGGGCCAAGCGAACCTAAGAAGGAAATACAGGAAGTCAGATGAGGTGAGGGTACCTGGAAAACCCATCTCCACAACTCCCTGTTTACAATCAGCCTTTGAATTGCAGCCCTTTGAActacatatgaatgaatatgcagtcatattttgttttgtgtttgaaaTTTACAGCTCACAGtttcaacatttgtttttcagaGGTGGCATACATTTGGATGCTGAGAATGAGCTAGATAGAAGGCACCTCAGTGGTCACAGAGCCAGCCCCCTCCTTAGACCAGAGAAAGCTGTGGTGATTGTTCAGTCATTGAACATCTATGTTTCTctataaaataacacaaattagCACCAAATGGCTGTAATTGTGTATAATACTCACAGTTTGGTGTCTAGTCCCACTTCTACCTGGGGTTTGGGGAAACTCACAGAATAAAAAAAGGGTGAACGGAAGGCcctttagaattattttgaagGCCTTGCTATCTCCTGCCCCACTGCCAGGGAGAATTTTGGTCAAAGAATATAAGTGGGGTGGAAGCAACTAGCAATGCCAAGGgcaaagaaaactgcaaaattcCACAGAACAGTAGGCGATGCCTTCTATATAAGTGTATGTAAATACAGCCCCCGGAATCTGCCAAACATCTGAATATGGCTCTTCGCATAGTCCCTCCGGGATTAATGAACCCAACATGAGCAATTAAGCATCCCACAAAAAATAACTAAACTTGACCTTGGGAAGCAAAACTGAAATATGCTGCTTCCTATTTTGGGAGTCATgagaaatccattttaaaatggcCTCAAATACAGCGTCTTCTTGTTTGACGTTGAGCTCATCTTTCTCAATGATATCTTTCAGCTCAGTGACTGAGAGCTCTAAAAACTCAGCCGAGACTTTCACCATCTCCTCA
This window contains:
- the KLHL10 gene encoding kelch-like protein 10 isoform X2; translated protein: MFPTPYHLKLGTLSNSGFLWPGSFVFGRGTTRARASSLLFNWISTNCWWARALFTSGWNNTEKKVYNIPGISPDMMKLIIEYAYTRTVPITPDNVEKLLAAADQFNIMGIVRGCCEFLKSELCLDNCIGICKFTDYYYCPELRQKAYMFILHNFEEMVKVSAEFLELSVTELKDIIEKDELNVKQEDAVFEAILKWISHDSQNRKQHISVLLPKVRLALMHAEYFMNNVKMNDYVKDSEECKPVIINALKAMYDLNMNGPSNSDFTNPLTRPRLPYAILFAIGGWSGGSPTNAIEAYDARADRWVNVTCEEESPRAYHGAAYLKGYVYIIGGFDSVDYFNSVKRFDPVKKTWHQVAPMHSRRCYVSVTVLSNFIYAMGGFDGYVRLNTAERYEPETNQWTLIAPMHEQRSDASATTLYGKVYICGGFNGNECLFTAEVYNTESNQWTVIAPMRSRRSGIGVIAYGEHVYAVGGFDGANRLRSAEAYSPVANTWRTIPTMFNPRSNFGIEVVDDLLFVVGGFNGFTTTFNVECYDEKTDEWYDAHDMSIYRSALSCCVVPGLANVGEYAARRDNFTGLALRDEVKYSASTSTLPV
- the KLHL10 gene encoding kelch-like protein 10 isoform X1, whose amino-acid sequence is MEMESTAASTRFHQPHMERKMSAMTCEIFNELRLEGKLCDVVIKVNGFEFNAHKNILCSCSSYFRALFTSGWNNTEKKVYNIPGISPDMMKLIIEYAYTRTVPITPDNVEKLLAAADQFNIMGIVRGCCEFLKSELCLDNCIGICKFTDYYYCPELRQKAYMFILHNFEEMVKVSAEFLELSVTELKDIIEKDELNVKQEDAVFEAILKWISHDSQNRKQHISVLLPKVRLALMHAEYFMNNVKMNDYVKDSEECKPVIINALKAMYDLNMNGPSNSDFTNPLTRPRLPYAILFAIGGWSGGSPTNAIEAYDARADRWVNVTCEEESPRAYHGAAYLKGYVYIIGGFDSVDYFNSVKRFDPVKKTWHQVAPMHSRRCYVSVTVLSNFIYAMGGFDGYVRLNTAERYEPETNQWTLIAPMHEQRSDASATTLYGKVYICGGFNGNECLFTAEVYNTESNQWTVIAPMRSRRSGIGVIAYGEHVYAVGGFDGANRLRSAEAYSPVANTWRTIPTMFNPRSNFGIEVVDDLLFVVGGFNGFTTTFNVECYDEKTDEWYDAHDMSIYRSALSCCVVPGLANVGEYAARRDNFTGLALRDEVKYSASTSTLPV